A genomic region of Nymphaea colorata isolate Beijing-Zhang1983 chromosome 2, ASM883128v2, whole genome shotgun sequence contains the following coding sequences:
- the LOC116248240 gene encoding transcription factor bHLH137-like, producing MSAFADHPFLDFVLQNDMNVSQISSTRPSGSETMVGASPVLPPPYGAHLDRHHNHIHGPGSLGQIVEVMEDLQKKGGQEPEMRCTNVGDQKAMDKKKRNSDVSCKETRDGKAKKTKVGNKAKEAEEKKENDDSTKGYIHVRARRGQATDSHSLAERVRREKISERMKMLQELVPGCDKVTGKALMLDEIINYVQSLQNQVEFLSMKLASLNPMVYNFSVDLDDYGVKQESLSAPLPALQESSFSPSATESDRFSRAADGSAFPMTNNFSMLNSPDYSVLLRDLNQNAASQGHGGLVWNMENQMQRFTDEGLLKKMGFF from the exons ATGTCAGCCTTTGCAGACCACCCTTTTCTAGACTTTGTGTTGCAGAACGATATGAATGTGAGTCAGATCAGCAGCACTCGACCCTCTGGTTCTGAGACCATGGTGGGTGCTTCCCCTGTTCTTCCCCCTCCTTATGGTGCCCATTTGGATCGTCACCATAACCACATTCATGGCCCTGGCTCTCTGGGCCAGATTGTGGAGGTGATGGAGGACTTGCAGAAGAAGGGTGGGCAGGAGCCCGAAATGAGGTGCACCAATGTTGGTGATCAGAAGGCGATGGACAAAAAGAAGAGGAACTCTGATGTTTCCTGCAAG GAAACGAGGGATGGGAAAGCGAAGAAAACGAAGGTTGGGAACAAAGCGAAAgaggcagaagagaagaaggaaaacgACGATTCTACAAAAGGATACATTCATGTGAGGGCAAGGAGAGGACAAGCAACAGATAGCCACAGCCTTGCAGAAAGA GTAAGGAGAGAAAAAATCAGTGAAAGGATGAAGATGTTGCAGGAGCTTGTTCCGGGCTGTGACAAG GTAACTGGAAAGGCCCTCATGTTGGATGAAATAATCAACTATGTGCAATCCTTGCAAAATCAAGTGGAG TTTCTGTCCATGAAGCTTGCCTCTTTGAATCCCATGGTGTACAACTTCAGTGTCGATCTTGACGACTATGGTGTAAAACAAGAG AGCTTGTCAGCTCCATTACCAGCACTTCAAGAGTCAAGTTTTTCACCTTCCGCAACCGAATCTGATAGATTTTCTCGAGCTGCTGATGGTTCTGCTTTTCCCATGACAAACAATTTCTCCATGCTGAACAGTCCAGACTACTCCGTTTTGCTTCGTGACCTGAACCAAAACGCTGCATCTCAG GGACATGGCGGTCTTGTATGGAACATGGAGAACCAGATGCAGAGGTTCACTGATGAAGGATTGTTGAAGAAAATGGGTTTCTTTTAG